A single Equus quagga isolate Etosha38 chromosome 8, UCLA_HA_Equagga_1.0, whole genome shotgun sequence DNA region contains:
- the PRR15 gene encoding proline-rich protein 15 yields the protein MAESGTGSSGPWWKSLTNSRKNGKEGTVEAQPPAQPAPGEPAPPSPDWTSGSQENQHPNLLGGAGEPHKPDKFCGEKSGNSRRNLKISRSGRFKEKRKMRATLLPEGVKSPEEAGFPGDPQDDKQ from the coding sequence ATGGCCGAGAGCGGCACGGGCAGCTCGGGCCCCTGGTGGAAATCGCTAACCAACAGCAGGAAGAACGGCAAGGAAGGCACGGTGGAGGCGCAGCCTCCGGCCCAGCCTGCCCCTGGGGAGCCCGCGCCGCCCAGCCCGGACTGGACTAGCGGCTCGCAGGAGAATCAGCACCCCAATCTCCTCGGGGGCGCCGGCGAGCCCCACAAGCCAGACAAGTTTTGCGGGGAGAAATCGGGCAACAGCCGCCGCAATCTGAAGATCTCGCGCTCGGGCCGCtttaaggagaagaggaaaatgcgCGCCACTCTGCTCCCCGAGGGAGTCAAGTCCCCGGAGGAGGCGGGCTTCCCTGGTGACCCCCAGGACGACAAGCAATAG